One Rhodococcus sp. P1Y DNA window includes the following coding sequences:
- a CDS encoding TetR/AcrR family transcriptional regulator gives MSEQSVAEGETSAVPTFTVEDQVLDAARSCILEHGVRRTTLAEIARRAQVSRPTVYRRWADTRAVVSSLLTREIGSVMPTFDVHSSVRPQITTATEDVANKIRVHPLFVKILESDPDILSTYILHRLGTSQSAIVDTLAPILEVGQRDSSVRAGNTRHMATVVLLMVQSAVQSADMVAQRISGVDLVEEIAYAVDTYLRPPTP, from the coding sequence GTGAGCGAGCAGTCCGTTGCCGAGGGTGAAACGTCGGCGGTTCCCACGTTCACCGTCGAAGATCAGGTGCTCGACGCTGCGCGCTCGTGCATTCTCGAACACGGCGTCCGGCGTACAACTCTCGCCGAAATCGCTCGCAGGGCTCAGGTGAGTCGTCCGACGGTGTACCGACGATGGGCGGACACCCGCGCGGTCGTGTCGAGTCTGCTCACTCGCGAAATCGGTTCGGTGATGCCGACATTCGATGTTCACTCATCGGTGCGCCCGCAGATCACCACCGCGACAGAAGACGTGGCGAACAAGATTCGTGTCCATCCGCTTTTCGTCAAGATCCTCGAGTCCGACCCTGACATACTGTCCACCTACATACTGCACAGGCTCGGCACGAGCCAGTCGGCCATCGTCGACACGCTCGCGCCGATACTGGAAGTCGGCCAGCGAGATTCGTCGGTTCGGGCGGGCAACACACGACACATGGCCACGGTCGTTCTGTTGATGGTCCAGTCGGCTGTTCAGTCGGCCGATATGGTTGCGCAACGCATCTCCGGTGTCGATCTCGTCGAGGAAATCGCGTACGCGGTCGATACCTATCTGCGACCACCGACTCCGTGA